The DNA window GTCGATCATCTGGCCCCGAAGATCCTCATCCTCCAGCCCCGTGATCAAGCTGATCCGGTGATCGAGAACCGCCTTCGGATCTTGCAGCCAGCTAATCGGTCCGAGATGCCCCAACACCCTCCCGTAATCACCGACGAACAGCAGCATGATCGCGAGCTCGACGACGCTGTCCTTGTCGGGATCGAGACCCGTTGTCTCGGTGTCGACGATCGCGATACAGCGGCCGTCCGGAGGCGTGCCGTCCTCGGGCATATTGGTATAGCGATCAGGGACCGCTCGCAGCACGCGATAGCGCTCGTCGCGCTTCAGTCGTTCGGCCAGCTGTTCGCTGGCCTCGTTTGAATAATTTTCGTTCATGAAATTGCCTTTCGGTTCGTGTTCGAACCGGCGAGGCAGGAGCCGAGCATCTCAGCTCTTTTCCCTTCACCTTGCCGATTCGCTTCCGGCAATCTCTTCACCCCCTAAATCTGCTGATGGAGCGGCCGCTGCGCGGCTCTCTCTTCCTTCTCGAAATCTACAGGAATTTCGCTCAGCGGCGCGGGGATGTGTTGGCCGCTAAATTGCGCAGCGCAGAGCTGCCCACATCGCAGAAAATTGGAGCGATCTTCTTGGCTCCGGCGTTTTCTGTTTTCCCGTTCAATTTCGATCCGATCGAAGCGTGATCTCCAGATAGGCTTCTCGCCCAAAAATTCGATCCGGAAAGGTGCCGTTCCTAGATCGCTGCTCAATTTTTCAGCTTAGCACCTCATAAAAGGGCGAAGACACGAACAAGTTCACTGTTTTTGCCATAAAACGCGGCGCTCGCTGTCCGAATTAGGACTTTGTTAGCTCTAAATCAGCATAAATCGGCCTGCCAAGCTGCGCCTGAGATGCTGACTGTGACATACATAACGCCAACCTCTTCAGCGGCCTATCTGCAAAAGGCTCAGGCTCGCGAACACCAGCGAATGCTTGAGGGTTGGGGGCGGGCCTACGCTCGGCAAAACCAGATGCTGCCCTACTCTGGCGCGTCAATCACCGAGTCCGAAACAGAACAGCTGCGACGACATCTTGAAGACCAAGCTCTAAACGCTAGGCCATCGGAAGTCGCTGCAGCGGCGCTCCTATCAGCAATCCTGACGACGGGGCGGTCCGCAGCGACACTTGCGACCCTTCCAGTCGTTACAGGAACAGGGACGGTTCCGAGAGCACCATGTCTGCAGATCGGCAGTCACTGGGTGTGGTGGCTCGAACCAGGGCGACCAGAAAGCCAGCAGAAGTTTCAGTCTGGCCACCAGCCTGCCGGCGCGGAGAGAGGTGATCTTGTCGCTCTCCCCTGCTCAATTCGGACGCGCCGTCTGCTTGAACAAATGAGTACTCCACCGACCCCGAACTATCCTGTCTTTCCCTCCCTGCCTGTCGCTGTCGAAGGCGTGGCACACCGCGAGATCCGCAAGGCAGGCGTGGCCAGTTCCTTGCGCCTGGTAGAACGCTGGCTTTTTCAGCGACTGACCGAAATACCTACTGGAGATGCGGCTTTGGCCGCTATCATAACAGGAAACGTCCCGCTCATTGCCAAGACGATCATCTACTATACGTCAATCTGCACATCGACAGCCGTAAGTGTGCTTGTCGAGGCCTTGGAAGGGTTCGATGCTCTCGATCCATCCTTCCGAATGGCGAGCGACTACCGCCTCGGAAGTCGCTACGCGCCTTTAATAGAGGAAGTCATCAACCTGCTTATCCAGGTTCGCCAGCCACTCCTGATCTCACGGAGGCGCCGGAAAAAGCCAATCAGCGCGATGCACAACGCGATGACCATCTACACCGTGTTGTTCTATTTGATTGCCACGTGCGCACGCCCGACGTCGAGGATGTTGCCTTCGCTGGACGCCATCGACACGCTGACCGGTTATCAGATCTTGGACGACAAGCCGGCGAGCGGCAACTTCAAGGCCCGGCTCGTATGGGTCAGCGAGGACTGCCAGGAGCAATTGCGGCATTATCAGGCGCACCTCGCTAAGATGCGCGAACGGTATCCCAGTCTGGCCCTGCCTGATGAGGATGGCTCGCCCTACCTGATTTCCGACGGTGAATCGCTGGAGCTCCTCGACCGCCGCTTATTCAGTCGGGCAATGACCGCAGAAGGCTGGGTTTACCCGGCGAACTTTGCCCGGCACTTCGTCAGATCTGAGTTGGTCGGAAAGGTCAGCAGCGAGACGCTTCATGCTTTCTTCGGGCATTGGCACCAAGGCACGGAGCCTTGGAGCGAATATGCTGGCCTTGATCCGCTCGCCTATCGAGCAGAACTGCGAACTGCGATTACCCTGCTTTGCGCAAAGTGCGGCCTTGAGCCGCAGCGCGGCCTCTAAATCCGATGGCATACCTCGATCGAGAGCATCTGCCAGGACGAAAAGCGAGCCCCTACGAGCTGGAGCAGATCGTCGAATTGCAACGCGCAGACCTGTTCGAAAAGGTGTTGATCGGCCGGCTTTCGGCGTTTGCTCGACCGTTTGAACAGCGCAAAGCTAAATCGTTCGCTTTGGCCAGCGCGGTCATGTTCGGAGCCCTACTGGACCAAAGGGTGTGGGATGAATTCCTCTGCGTAGCTTGCTCGCCGGTGCTGGACTTCAAGACCATTCGTCCAGACCGGGGAGCGCAGTTTCGATACATCCCCACATCAGACCGAATTTGGATCGACTTCGCCTTACCAACTGTCGGCAGCAAACCGCACGCACGACGATGGGTTGCCGATCCACTGACCCATCTGATCCTGCTTAAATATCAGTCCGCCGCCCGGCATAACCGGATCCTCAGTCCAGAGATCGTGCAGTCAGATACTATGGATTGGGGCGATGTTTATCATTCCAACTCAAGACGGGACCTCAACCGGGCTTTCAAGTCCGAACCAAGCAGCCGCCCGTCTTCTGATGACTTGGACCATACAGACCCACTGAATTCAGTCGACGCTCTGGCTATCGCCATGGGTGCGGACAATTGGCGGCCCAATCGCCAGCAAGCATTAGCGGACAGCTTCTACTCCGCAGCCAAGATCAAATGGCGCACGCGAATGCCCGGCTTCTTATTCGAGAACCTTCTTGAGGAGGGAAAAAGCAGCAACCTCACGAAGGAATGCTGGGATCGTCTGATCGGCCTGGAACCCAAGCCCTTGCCCAAGAGGGAGTGTACTCGCAACAACTCCAGGTCTCAAAACGATCCTGCGCGGACCGTTTACACCAATCCTGCGCTGGCCTTACTGAACAGGCTGCTGCCTTCATCTCCTGCGAGCCGGCCGCGAGAATTTAGGATCGCGGCATCGCAAATCATGGAGAAGGCACGTCAGAATGAACGGATTCCATTTCAGCGTTACCTCCTTATTTGGGCCGCTACGCGCCTCGATCCGTCGATCGATTCTCGCCAACGCCAAAGGCGCCTTGCCCCATCCACAATCAAGAGTCGCGCTCGTGCTTTATTCCCCTTGCTGCAGCAAACCATGCAATCCAGCAGCTTCGAAGCCATTGATGCGGAAAAGCTAGCAGCCTCTCTTTCCTCTTCCATCGGTGATGAGAAAGATAACGCGCGGTTACGGGCCGCTGTATGGTGCTTTCTCGACTGGCAAAATCGATGGAACCCGTCGTTCGCTCTGGAAATTGCTGACCCACCAAATTCGAAAAAAGACCTTCCGCGGGCATCGATTATCACCGCACCGGAATATGTGCAGATCCTCAATAGTTTCGCTGCCAGTAACCCTGATGGAGCTATTGCCCGCATCCTGACGATCCTCGGCTTTCGCGCGGGGCTCAGGTGGCGGGAAGCCCTTTACCTGCGGATTGCCGATCTGACGTTTGTCGGCTCGTTCGCTGAATTACAGATCAGGGACAATACTAGCGTACGCACAAAGTCCCTCGCAGGGCGTCGTGTTATCCCCCTGCACTGTCTGCTCGAGGCGTCCGAACTCGACGAGGTCAAATCATGGTGGCTCGACAGGCGCGCGGAGGTCATTGCAAAATCGGGTGTCAGAACTCGGCAACGCGATTGCACAATGTTCGAGCCGATCGGCGACGGCTTCGATCGACGAGTAGCGCGCGTGGTCGTCGATGCAATCCGGGCGGTGACGAAAGACGATAATGCTGTCTATCACGACCTTCGCCATAGCTTCGGCTCATATCTCATCGCGACACTTACCCTTCCCTACGACGTATCAGACGATGCGCTGGCCCTTCCCATAGACCGCACGCTGGTTTCCCATGAACGTAGAGAGAAGATCGCAGACACGCTGCTCGGCAACGGTAGGCGTGGGCGGAACGCTATTCATGCTGCTGGCGCGTTGCTGGGACACTCTGGCGAACATTCGACGCTTGCATCATATTTTCACCTGCATGACTGGCTCGCCGGGAACTATGTGTCCCGTCCTGACACGATGCGGGCCATCCCAACCGAGTTGGCATCCCGACTGTTAGATATGAGCAAGCAATCGGTTGCACGCGCTGCAAGCCGTAAGCAGAAGCGGCCGAATAATGGCCGGGCTGTGAAATGCGAACTTCATTCCGAGCTATTACGCACCTTGCCCGCACCCAAAATCGCTCGGCTGCCGGGTATCAAAGTTGACGATGTCCCGCTTGCGAAAATCAACAAGCGCCTGCGAAATGACAAAGGTCAGACGATCCGACGGGGGCAAGGCGCGCCTGCAAGCGCGAACCCCTCGATTGGGACCGTCGTGCTGACAGATTTCCTAGAGACAGCAGAACGCCCGGCTTGCAACGCTCCTCGTATTCCGGCTGCGCAGAGTTTGATGATTGGCAGCGAGCCGGGTTGGAAGGTGTTGGCAGCCTTCATGTCGGCCAAAACACACGCAGAGCGCGATCTCCTCCGACAGCACCCCCAACTTGTAACACCCTACGGCTGCAGTCTGCTCGAAGAACTGGAAGGTTTTCTGGCGGTGACGACCAGAGGTCGGAATGGATGTTCGAACCTGCGCTTTACTGAGATGCCGCTAATGGACCGATCAAGGGCTACGCGACCATTGCAGCCAGATGAGATTGGTGTTCTCGCTACTCTATACGATGGTTTCCGGTACGTTTCTCCCCAAGACATGGAAGTCGTGACGTCTTGCTTCCTGAAGGGATATGATCGTGTGCGCGGCTTCATCTCTGTGCCGCTTTCAGCCTGTCACGCCTTCGCAGATGCAGTGATTAAAGCTGGCATAGGGCAGGACGAGATAAACATTGAAGAGCGCGCCAGGACGGCCCTCGTTCGCTTTGGAGCAAGCGGCAAAATGCACCGTGGTTATGTCTGGGGCATTCTGTTCGCTAGCGCGGCGCATAACGCGGTCAGCCGCCTAGCCGGCCCGGCGTGAACGACAGGGTCATCGCGAACAGCTTTCTGCCCTTTCGAAATATGATAAAGGGTTACTAAAAAAAAATCTTGCGCTTGCGCTTATATATTCAAAATTTCTTGCTGAAAAAACTCAGTCGAACTATCACCAATTCCAGCGGTGGCTGTCGTAAGTTCTTTGGGCAAGCCGGTATATTCAATTTAGGCTTTGAACTGCCTGTTTGACATCGTTACCGATAGAGATCGCCTCGCCGGCAATGTGAGGTGGTCCCGCCTTCTTGGACAGTTTGGCGGCTAAGTTAAGCTAATCCCAGTTGTCGTTCACGCCGCCTGTTTGATCATCAAATCATGGGGGGCATGCCCCCCATGACTTAATTGCCCGATCCGCCGATAGGCCTCGACCGGGGTTTTTCCGGCCAGGCCCGAGTGCGGACGCTGGGTGTTGTAATAGGTGATCCAGCGGCCAAGGCCAGGCATCAACTCCGAGCCGGTGTCGAAGGCATGGAGATAAACGCATTTGTAGTTCAGGGATCGCCAAGGGCGTTCGATGAAGACATTGTCCATCCACCGACCCCGCCCGTCCATGCTGATGCGAACCTCAGCCTCGCGCAACACAGTGGTGAAGGCCTGCGACGTGAACTGGCTGCCTTGGTTGGTGTTGAAAATCTAAGACTTGCCGTAGCGAGCCAGCGCCTCCTTCAACGCCGCGACGCAGAACCCTGCGTCCATCGTATTCGATAACCGCCACGCCAGCACCTTCCGGGTTGCCCAGTCCATGATCTGGTAAACAGATCAAGGTCTCCTATCGGTCGCTGTGGACTACCATGTGCGGACTCTGGACACCCACACATAAGCCCTGCACAAGAGGCACGCAATTCTGCAAAACCCGCGGAAATCTGCGGTTGTGGTTAAGAGCTATTCTGGGTTCGAATCCTCTCTCCCCGACCAATTTCCTTTCTTGACGACCTCAGCGTTTGCCTCAGGCGGCGCTGGTTTTCAGGTGGTCGCTGCGGGGCGGCGCGCAGCGTGTGCGGCGTTTTGCCCAGAGAGCTGCGACCAAAACCAGCAAGAGCTGTCCGGTCCAGAAGATCGCGTCGAACGGCGCATCGTTCCCGATGATGATTCGCGCCGCAAAGGTCGTCAGGATCATGGCCGGGCAACCCCATACCACCGCATGCCAAGAAGCACGCAGGGCTTCATCACGGTGCCCGCGTCGGCGGCGCTTGGCCAGCCATATGTAAAAGCCGGTTGCGCTGATCACGCTGACGGCCATGCCGAGAATGAAATAAACGATCTTCACCGGCAGCCCGCCATAATTGCCGAAATGCAGATTATAGGTGGAGGCGGCCGCCTGTTGACCGAGGTCTCCATCCGCCAGCCCTGCAGAGCCCAGGAAACGGCCGGATTGATCGAAGTTGTAATATTCGCCAAAGATCAGCCGTCGCGGATAACCGCCCAGAATCTGCACATGCTGCCCTGGCTGCAGCGGATCATGGATAATCGCATAGGTCGGCTTGAGATCAGGAAATCGCTCGGCCACATAGGCCAGCGGACCGGCAACATCTGGGGGGCCGTCTACTGTCTCCTTCCCCTCCATCTCTTCACCGAAGATCGGGGCATAAACGGCCGCGCTGTCACCGTCATAGGCCGTCTTGCCCATGACTAGCGCCCCCAAGCCGCCGAGACCGATCGCCGCGCCGGTAAATGCGATCGCCAGCGAAAAGGGCAGCGTCCATGTGCTGAGGCGATTGTGCCAGTCTGCGAGCGCCGTGTTGGCAGAGCGCGCATTCAGCCGAAAGGCATCGCGAAAGATCCGCGGCAATGCGAGCACCCCGGTAAAGGCCGAAGCCAGCAGCATCGCGCCCAAGGCGCCGACCAGCGTTAGGCCCCAGAAGTTCGGCAAGCTCAGTTTGTAGTGAAGCGCGATCAGGAAATCCGACCAGGCGATCTGCTCCGGCATCGCGATGGCGCCGGACGCATCCAGATGGAATGCCTGCGTATCGGTGCTGATCGTGGCGCGGGGCAGGTCTTCGGTGGGAATGTGGATGTAAAGATGGGTGGTGGGCGCGAGGCCCTGCGCCTGCTCTTTCTCCAGCACCGCCTCCATCCCGCGCTGCGCCGCGGCCGGATCGATTTGGCTCATCTCCGGCGCGGAGACTTGCTCAAGCCGCTGCAGCTCCGGATAGAAGACCGACAGAGTACCCGTCACGCAAACGATATAGAGCAGCGCGCCGACGACAAGGCCGATCGCCGAATGGGCCGAAAGGGCGGATTTTGCGGACGGGGACGCCATCAGGACGCTCCTTTACAATAAAGCCGGAAGAGCCGGGACCGCGCAGAAAGCGATGATACCCAACTGACGCTTGCGGGACGGGGTAACGAGCAGTGCGGTTGCGAGAACTGCCCAGGCGAGGGGCTGGACGAACAGCATCGTTACATTGGCGTCCGCCTCGCTCCAGCCTGCCGACAGAACCAGAAAGCGCAGCGCCAGCGCTATCGCGACGGCACCTGCAAACGCTCCGACGGCAACGAGCAGAAAGGTGGTGATCCTGCCGCCGACGCGATGCGGCTTCGTTGGCGCGACCTGCGCTCTGCGCTGCCGTTCCTTATCCGGTCCTGCGGGGGCGGACCAAGCGGCAAAGCCGAGAAGAGCCATGGCCGTCATCATTGCAGCTGTCGCTGCCACTGCAACACCCCAGGCCCCTGCCCCGATCGCTGCGAGAATGGAACCGAGCGCCAAGGCGCACCAACCGCTTGCCACCATAGCGGTGCGCGGCACGCGCGCGCCTTGCCGCCGCCGCCAAGCGCTCCGCAAAAGCAGGACGCCGAAGCAAGCGAGCAAGACGGCGACGGGCATGGCGAGCGCAGGTTCCATCAGAACCCCTGCGTCAGCGTGACGAAGACGTTACGGACCGCGCCGAGGAAGCAGTCGCCGCGTGCCAGACAGGCAGCGGGGTAGCGCTCATCGGTCAGATTGTTGGCGTTCAGAGCGATGCTCGTCTTGCCGTAAGTCACTTCGGCGAAGGCATCGAAGGTGGTCACATCAGGCGTGCGGACAATGTTGACCCCGCTGCCACCGCCGGGAAGCGCGACATTGCCACGCGAGATATTCTCGCCCGCATAATGCGCGCCCCCGCCCAGTTGCAGCGACCACTCGCCCATATCGACCGTCTTGGACAGCCAAAGCGAAGCGTTGTGTTTCGGCACATTGTCGAGCTGGAAGCCGATCTGGCGCGGATCGCTCGCCTCGGTCAATTCGGCTTCATTATAGCTGTAATTGGCCAGCACGGTGAAGTTGTGCGGCAGGATACGGCGCGCTTCGAACTCGATCCCGCGCGATTTCAGCTCGCCTGCCTGTATGCGATTGGTGGGATCGGCCGGATCGTTGATCAGCCGGTTCTGCTCGGTGATATCATAGCCGGTGACGGTCACCAGTGTGCTGCGATCGGGCCGCCATTTCGCGCCGATTTCAAACTGCTTGCCGCGCGAAGGCCGATACCCCTCCCCGTCCCGATCGAACCCGGCGATCGGCAGGAAGCTCTCGGTGTAGCTGAAGAAGGGATGGATATCGAATGCCAGCTCGCCGATGATTCCGGCGCGCCAGGTGAAGGCATTGCTGTCCTGCTTCACCGCTGCCGTACTGATGTCGTCGACCCAATCCTGACGCCCTCCGACGACGACATGCACCCGGTCCGCGATCGATATCTGATCCTGCGCATAGACGCCGATCTGCTCCTGCGATGCCGTGGCGACCGGACCCAGCGGCGGCGCAGGAAAGCCGTTGCTGATACGATCCGCGTAGAGATCGATCGTATCGAGCGCGAAACTGCTTTGCCGGTTGGTTTCGTTCCAGAGGTAATCGACACCTACCAGAACCTCATGCTTGATCGCAGCGCCGGTGGCGAACTGAAAGCCTAGGCCGGTGTCCGCGCTGAACACGTCGATGCCGCCGCGCGCGCCCTGCGTGTAACGCTGGATTTGACGCCGATCGTCATCGAGGAACGGATTGACCGGATTGGAATAGCTGTTGGTGTAGCGCACGACCGAATCGATATCGCTGTCGATATAGCGCGCCCGTGCCTGCAGCCGGACGACATCGCTGAACCGGTGATTGAACAGCGCCGTGCCCGACAGGATGCGCCCGTCATAGGGATCGCCCGGCTCTCCGACGAAGGTGGAATAGGGCAGAAAACCGTTGGCATTGCGTTCGATATTGCGCGCGCTTTCGCGGTCGTCGTCCGAAAAAACGGTGCCGAGCGGCAGAAATTGCGCAACCGATCCGCCGTCGTCTTCCTGATAATTACCGATCAGCGTGAGCGAGGTGTCCATGCTGGGCTGCCAGGTGACCGACGGGGCGAATAGGACCCGGTTGTCGGGGACGAAATCGGTTTGCGTATCGGCATCGCGCGCCCGGCCCGTCAGGCGCACCGCGATGGTGTCGGACAGCGGCCCGGTGACATCGGCGAGCACTTCCTTGCGATCGAACGAGCCGTAGCGAAGCGAAATCTCTCCGCCGAATTCGAACTGCGGCGTCTTGGAAACGAGGTTGAGGAGGCCGCCGATGCTGCCCTGGCCAAAGAGGACCGACGCAGGCCCGCGCACCAGCTCGACGCGGGAAAAGGCATAAGGGTCGGCCGCGATCGAATTGTAGAAGCCGAACAGCTCCCGCATCCCGTCGCGATATTGAACCGGTGAGATGCCGCGCACGAACTGCGAATCGACGCGGCTGTCGAGGCCATAAGCCGATGGCTGCACGCCGGACACATAGCGGAGCGTCTGCGCGATATTGAGCGCGCCCTGATCGTTAAACGTATCGTCGGTCACCACCGTGATCGGCTGCGGCACCTCGATCAGCGGCGTATCGGTTTTGGTACCGGCGGTTACCGTGTCGAAATAGCCGGTCACTACGATTTCGTCGAAATCGGCCCCTTCACGATCCGATGCGTCGCTCTCCTGCGCAAGGGCCGCGGGAGCGGTGAACAGCATCGCGGCGGCAAGGGCGATGCGGGACGCGGAGAGGGAGACAGACATGGACTAGGCTTTCAATTGCATGAACGATTATGCAACCGGACTAGTGATAATGGTAATGACTCGCAATAGGCAATTCGATCATTGTGATCGACGCCGTTCATCAGGCTCTCTGGACAATCGACGCACGAAGCTCGTCTGCGCGCGACCCGCCGGACTGCGTCTGCTTTCGGTTACGCTACCTCGGAATGCTCACCTTGCCCTACGCGGTTGCAATCCGAAGGCGTTTTTGCCAACGCAGCCGCTTGCTTCGCTGCCCTGAGCGGGAGCGCGACATGAGGTTATTCCCTTTTGAACGATACAAACCAATTTGCGGCGGGACGCGATCGGTCCTTGCGCGAGCGGACGGGCCGCTTGCTTGGCCAATGGGGCGTGTTTGCGCGCGGCTTCCTTGAGCATCCGCGCATGGTCGGATCGGTCATCCCATCCTCGCGCTTCACCATCGAGAAGATGCTGGCACCGGTGGACTGGGACAGCTGCAAGCTTTTCGTGGAATATGGGCCGGGCGTGGGCACCTTTTGCGAACCGGTGCTCGAACGCCTGCGCGCGGACGGCGCGTTGATCGTGATCGATACCAACCCGCTCTATATCGACTATCTGCGCCGTACGATTCATGATCCGCGCTTCACCGCAGTGCTGGGCAGCGCGGCGGATGTCGAGCGGATCGTGGCCGAACATGGCCATGACGCGGCTGACTATGTCCTGTCCGGCCTGCCATTCTCCACCTTGCCTGCCGGCGTGGGTCCGGCAATCGCAGCGGCCACCCACCGCGTCCTGAGGCCCGGCGGCGCATTCCTTGTCTATCAGTTCAGCAAACGCGCGCGCGACTTCATGGCAAAGCATTTCGACCAGATCGATAGCGGCTATGAATGGCGCAACGTGCTTCCGTGCGAGCTGTTCTGGGGCTGGAAGACGTGACGCCGCAGCGTCCTTGACCACCCAGGCACAATGGCCGAAACGCCGTGGTCATGAAGCTGTTCTTCGACGATCGTCAGTGTACGCACGCCCCCGCCCGTGAACTTCACAACGGCGACTGGACCGACTTTGCCGAAACCCCGGCACGCGCGCTTGCTGTTAAAAGTCACTTTGCCGAGTGGGCGGAAGTCACCGACCATGGCTTGGAGCCCATCCTGGCAGTGCATGATGCGGACTATGTCGCCTTCCTGCAGACCGCACATGACGAGTGGCTCGCGGCGGGCCGGCCCGGCGATGCTATTCCCTATGCCCTCCCGGTCATCCGGCGGCGTCCGCTGGATCTGACGCGGATCGATGCAAAGCTGGGCGCCCACGCTTTCGATACGGCGACCCCGATCTCGGCGGGCACCTGGACCGCCGCCTACTGGTCTGCGCAGACCGCGCTGTCGGGCGTCGATGCGCTCGCGGCGGGGGAACGCAGCGCCTACGCCCTGTGCCGCCCGCCCGGCCATCATTGCGGCGCGGACTATATGGGCGGCTATTGCTACCTCAACACACCCGCCATCGCCGCCAGGGCGGCCGCGGCCCAGGGTCTTGGCCCGGTGGCGATCCTCGATGTCGACTATCATCACGGAAACGGCACGCAGGACATCTTCTACGAGGACGGTAGCGTCCTGTTCTGCTCGATCCATGCTGACCCCAAAACGGACTATCCGTTCTTCTGGGGGCATGCTGATGAGACGGGCGCGGGCGCGGGCAAAGGCGCTACGGCAAATTGGCCGCTGCCGCGCGGTACGACGGGCGAGACCTATATGCCCGCATTGGACGCTGCGCTGGCGCGGATCAGGGAATGGGGCGCGCGCTCCCTGATCGTCAGCTTCGGCGCGGACACCTATGATGGCGATCCGATCTCCTTTTTCGCGCTGACACAGAACGATTATCGCGAAATGAGCCGTCGGATCGCAGCGGTCAATCTGCCAACACTCGTCGTAATGGAAGGCGGCTATGCGGTGGATGCACTGGGAGAAAATGTCGCGGCATTTCTATCGGGTTTCGGGCGGGACTGATCGCGCCGCTTTACCGCGGGGCGCAACCGTATATCGTGCCAGTCATGACTGATCTTCGCACATTCTATCCGCCCATCGAACCCTATGAAACCGGCATGCTCGATGTCGGTGACGGGCATGAAATCTATTATGAGCGGTGCGGCACGCGCGGCGCAAAACCGGTGGTCTTCATTCACGGCGGACCTGGCGGAGGCTGCTCGCCCGACCATCGGCGGCTATTCGATCCGGAAGCCTATGACATCATGCTGTTTGACCAGAGAGGCTGCGGACGCTCGACGCCGCATGCAGAGCTGGAAGCGAACACGACCTGGCATCTGGTGGAGGATATCGAGCGGCTGCGGACCATGGCCGGCGCCGAGAAATGGCAGGTCTTTGGCGGGAGCTGGGGGTCCACCCTCGCGCTTGCTTATGCGGAGACTCACCCCGACCGCGTGAGCGAACTGGTGCTGCGCGGGATCTACCTGCTCACGCAGGCGGAGATGGACTGGTATTATCGCTACGGCGTGTCGGAGATGTTCCCCGAACGTTGGGAAGCCCTGGTCGGCCCGCTATCGCCGGAGGAGCGCGAAGATGTGCTCGCTTCCTACCATCAACGCCTGACCGAAGGAGCAATGGAGGAGCGGCTGGAGGCCGCCAAACGCTGGTCCGGATGGGAGGGGAACACTATCCGGTTGCTGCCGGACAAACAAGCGGCGGACGCGTTCGAGGAAGACCGCTTCGCCCTGGCCTTTGCGCGTATCGAGACGCATTATTTTGTAAACCGCGGCTGGATGGAGGAAGGTCAACTGCTGCGCGACATTGGCACGCTGCACGGCATCCCCGCCGTTATCGTCCACGGCCGTTACGACATGCCCTGCCATGCGCGCACCGCGTGGGAGCTGCACAAGGCGTGGCCGGGGTCCGAACTCCACATCGTGGAGGGCGCAGGCCATGCCTATGACGAGCCGGGCATCCTCGACCGGCTGATCCGCGCGACCGATCAATTCGCCGGGAGCTGAGCGCGCAACCGCTATAGCATGAGAGGACGCGTTCTGCCGTCAGGCGACGGATTGCATGCGCGCGCCGGGATCGCCGAGACGGCTCACGATCCTGCCCACCTCACCGCCGGGAACGGGCCGGCTATACCAGAAGCCCTGCACCTGCTGGCATCCTTCACGGCGCAGCGATTCGATCTGGTCTTCCGCTTC is part of the Novosphingopyxis iocasae genome and encodes:
- a CDS encoding histone deacetylase family protein; translation: MKLFFDDRQCTHAPARELHNGDWTDFAETPARALAVKSHFAEWAEVTDHGLEPILAVHDADYVAFLQTAHDEWLAAGRPGDAIPYALPVIRRRPLDLTRIDAKLGAHAFDTATPISAGTWTAAYWSAQTALSGVDALAAGERSAYALCRPPGHHCGADYMGGYCYLNTPAIAARAAAAQGLGPVAILDVDYHHGNGTQDIFYEDGSVLFCSIHADPKTDYPFFWGHADETGAGAGKGATANWPLPRGTTGETYMPALDAALARIREWGARSLIVSFGADTYDGDPISFFALTQNDYREMSRRIAAVNLPTLVVMEGGYAVDALGENVAAFLSGFGRD
- the pip gene encoding prolyl aminopeptidase; protein product: MTDLRTFYPPIEPYETGMLDVGDGHEIYYERCGTRGAKPVVFIHGGPGGGCSPDHRRLFDPEAYDIMLFDQRGCGRSTPHAELEANTTWHLVEDIERLRTMAGAEKWQVFGGSWGSTLALAYAETHPDRVSELVLRGIYLLTQAEMDWYYRYGVSEMFPERWEALVGPLSPEEREDVLASYHQRLTEGAMEERLEAAKRWSGWEGNTIRLLPDKQAADAFEEDRFALAFARIETHYFVNRGWMEEGQLLRDIGTLHGIPAVIVHGRYDMPCHARTAWELHKAWPGSELHIVEGAGHAYDEPGILDRLIRATDQFAGS